GGATGCAGAACGCGAAGAGCTACGCAAGGAGCACATACGCGACTGGGACAGGGACAAAAGCGGTGTGCCCAAGAAACACGATGACGGGGAGCAGGCACCCGAGGAATGGCAGTACAAGGCTGAAAGACTACCCATGTCCCAGGAGCAATGGAACGAGCAGCAGCGTGCAGTGCGTGCACCTGAATTTGCACCCATGCCGGAAGTGATGCTGAAACGAACCAATTTCAGTAGTTCGACACCGTCATCGTCCATGTGGCAAAACAAAGAGTTTAACAGCTTTCATTCGACCAAACGAGAAAAACAATTCCAACGCCGCAACTATACAAAAGCCACCGACGATCTGCAACACGAGGATGGTGAAGAAAACGAGGAATCCGCAACAAGCTCAGAGCATTCTCGACGTTATGGAGCTGCTATACCGCCACCTGATTCTTTGGATTCTTCTTATAGCGGATCTTCAATCCCCAAGCGGCCAAAAACACAGGATGAACTGGAGCGCTCCATCTCGGCGGGACTGAAATTTCTGCGCGATAACTGTGACAAGGGAGTGCTGGGAAATAAGGGTACCTGGACAGCCAAGGCGGATTATTAATGAGcacaaagaataaaataaatcgattGTCGTTCGTATgtaatttattgcttttgtgTAAAAACAATAGTTTAGAAAAAACACGTCTACACCCCGACAAGTTAACTATTGTCTGGGTTCAAATATACctaaattaataatacaatttacatttgaaattttcattgcATTCCGGAAAGTTGTTACGTTGGCTGCTTGAGAAACGTAACGGTAAATAGTCTACATAATGTTAAATAGTTAATAGATTTCCCTTTTTCTTTGCTATACTAACCTAAATTTCTGGGCAATAAACGTTACACATGaaactaaattaaagttacttttgaaaatatttcctaCAAATTgagcataattaaaaattatataaattacattGGCAGAAGCCAGAGCTGTAAGAAATTTAGCAATCAATTAAAGACTTGATTGAAATCACAAATCATTACTTAATGCTTTAACTTTTAAGAAAATCTTTAGATTCAGTggtttttatatcaaaatttcaaatattatttttttgattgaatTAAGACTTCAATAATCATAAAGTGATTGTAATCAAATTAACTGCAATATTTTACAGCTCTGGCAGAAGCAATCTAAACAGTTTTCATGTATGTCCTTTAAAGCATTTCTCCGTCGACCATGTCAATGACAATTTCCGACATCTTCTGTCTGCACAAATCGTTGGGCGGAAAATTTAAAGCGGGCGCTCCTATGTCCTCATTGTGCTCATCATTGCGATTCAAATACATATCGGGTGCATCCTCCGAGGAACATGTGCTAATGGGTATAATGTCCATTGCTAGACCAAGAGCAAATCGTCCATAAGTTTTCAGTTCCAGagcaaaactataaaaattaattaatttaatttgctgtcTGATCTTTGTTTCTAGTCGCAACTTACAGTTGCTGAAACTTCTCCAGCGTATTGCAATTCTCAGGCAAGACAGTGCAGAGTATTTCCAGCCATTTGTACAGTTCCTCCGTGTAGATCTTGAGCAATGTTTCCAGTTGAGAGTCGCGCATTTGCTTGGTGGTGCAACAGTACAATAGATTGGCAATGTCCAAGGCAATGGAACTATAGCGTACCAGCTGAAAATCTATCAGCGCTACTTCGAGCACCTGTTGTCGATCCTCCGGATCGTAACGGTATAGAAAATTATTGACCCAACAATCGCCATGACAAATGGCAGACAATGGCGACTCGGCGCTGGCCAGCTGCACCATCTGGGCGAAGAACGAGGAGCTCTCTGCAAAGCTGCGCAAGGCCTGCATATACTTTGAATCCGCGGGCAGAACATCAGAGACCATTTTAATGGCATTCTTCGTGAGACGCTCATAGTAGTTCTTGTACCAGCTGGTATTTGCTGTGCAGAAGATGCCTTCGCTGATGAGGCTGCACATTTTGGTAAACTCCAAAGGATGCTCAAATTTATAGGCCAAACTGAGCGCATGGAACTGCGCCACCTGTAGCAGAACCGACTGCGTCTCCTCCATGCTGAGACCCTTGTGACGGTCCGACATTTCAAATCCCCGTACACGCAGATCCTCTATAAAACAATATACTTGTATAATGCTTTGACCTGATGATGTATGCACATAGTTACCCATAATTAGCAGGTCATGCCTTGCCGTAAAACATTTGGGTATGGAATTGAACACCGCTGCCCCAATTCCCGTTTTGCTAGCCTGAAACTTGTTCAGCTCTGGCATAATCTTGGTATAGAACTCCACCTCATTcctgtaaaataataatagaaaatattcaGAAAGGTTATCATGGGTGTCTCGGAAAGCGAAACCAgtcgaaaatctcccaaaactccatacaacccaaaatctcccaaaactccatacatttttgggagatttttgtGGCACCCCTGTATATTCGGAATTACATTTTTGACTGATCGCTCgaatgatatacatatatatgatatataattataggtctttttgattaaatttgttcaaaatgaaacaataaAGTTGTTTATACTAAAGAATAATTTGTGCTCAATCTgtggcaataaataaaaatatgcaaaataattatatttttttcaaataaagtaCCCGTTACTAAAAAGAATTAACCACAggcttgtttaattttaatttgtcaatCTGTATAATTTATGGATTTTGTCACTTCGTGACAAATCAAGCGTGTAATGGGGGAACTCACCGAAATAGCCTATCGCTCTTGTATGCTTCCCTTTGGACAACGCTCTCTGGCAACACCTTGCAAATGACGCTCTGCTCCCATTTGTGCTTGCTGCCATCTAAATTGTGACGTTGCCCGCTTAAATTGATCCGATACAGTGCTGCCGTATAGTTATCTCCCCGGTCAGAGCCTTGCGCTAACTAATTAAGGATATGATAGAACGTACACGTTGacgttaaatttgaatttgcacTAGAAAGTTGAAATGCACACACCTCGAAAGCCTCTATTTGCACTTCAGGCTCGACACGCTTGAATATCTCCTGAAATATGTCCAACGTCAGAATTGGTTTATTTTCACAAGCCGTTCCCGTGCCTgtcgttgtggttgctgctgttttcgGCGTTTCTGTAATGCCCATTTTTTGCCTGGcgtttattatttgaaattttcagttttgcaGACGCCAAAGAAGAAAGTAAAAGCTACacttttataaatagtaatttttagctcaataaatattattgttaactTTTGTTTCCCTATTGCGctttaagcaattaaaaaacaccttgtcacatttgttttttagcGTTAGATCATCGATTTTGCGCGAACACATGTTTTACCCGCTTTGCCACTTCTCGTCCTTTGCGAAAATACGCATGACATTgccaaaataccaaaaaacctTATTATCCTTTGTGCTTTAaagagttggcagcactgtcaaAAAAGCTTTACCAGCACTGCTTTTGGGAATGGCGggcaagtttaaatttaaaaatgcgtTTGATAGTATTTTTATCGTATGCGTATTTATTTTGGTAAATGGTTGTTATTAGTAGAATTCTGAATGCATGAGTGTACGATTAGTTGAGCTTATAAAGTGATAGCTAGAAAAGAATGAACATTTGATGTTTTTCACTACAAGTTACAATCGAGAAATGCCGCTGCGCTGTTAACATTTGAATTAATCGTTATTATCAATTTTGGCCTAGGGCGGCGTTTCAAACGCCTTTTctacaatatatgtatgtttattcCTTAACTCTTAACAATCAATAAAAAGTAATTCAGTGCAGATGCTGAGGCTGATGCTCATGTTGTTGCTCCAATGTGATCAGTCCCATGTCCTGGCGCATCTCCAAGGATAGGGGCAATGGTCGCTGGGGCCAAGTGCGTCTTTGGAGCAACGTTTGTCCACTGGACAGCTGTTGGTGCAACGCATTAATGCTGGGATAAATATGCTGTTCCACAAACTCAGCCACCGTATGCTCATCATATACTTCCCACAACAGCTGCTGGGACTCGCGTGCCATGACACGTAGCTCCTCGATCAGCATTGGAGTGCGTACTGTCAACTCATGGACTCGCAGAGGCGAACTAAAGTTGTGCCTCACATTATAGTCCGACAACCAAGCACTGTGATCCCGCGTCTGCTGCAGATAGGCACCCACTTCAACCAGTTTGTCGTACAAGCGCAGTGCGTACTTGAAGACCAGATGACCCGGATAGCTGCACACGGCAAAAAGTTGACTGTGATGAGCATTTGGATGTAATTCCAGCCAGGGATGGCCGGAACGCCGGCTATCCGGCTGGAAGACGCAACGCAGCACACGCAACAATTCGTTGTCCCGTGGATTGGTGCTAAAGTAACCTTTGGATACTGTGGACAGAGACGTCATTAAGCTGGGCATGCCCACGGGCAGCAGCTCACAGAGCACAGCAAAGTGATCATAGCGCTGCCAACCAGTCAACGCCAGTCCCCTCAAGCCTTTGGCAAACCTGCCTCCCTCTTTCGCAATCACCGCCAGCCAACGTATGTTGTTCTCCAGATGCTGCTGCAGCGGCGGCACCAACAGACTCTCCCCAAATGCGCCCTTATAAGCGGATGCAGCCCAGGCGCTGGGAAATACCTTTGAGTAGGTGTCCCACAGCTGTGGCTGAATAAAGTGATAGATATCGTTGGCATACACCCAAACCATGGGCTCCACATAGCTGCCAATCTGCGAGTTCTGCAGTTCACTCAATGTCATGTCACGCAGCATATCATCCCAGATCACCACGTGCAGCTGCGGCCAACGGCGACGCACAAAGTGTGCCAGACTGATCACATGGGTTAGAAGGATTTCGCTGCGCAGTCGCTGGCGACAGAGGGAGCATTCGCCCATGCGCTGCACTTCGTCACATCCGATGTGCAAGTGGGTAAACTTAATGGGCAGCTCTGGCGTCGAGGGCGTGGCATTGGCCGAGGGTCGCATATGCAGCTCAATCACCTGGGTCAGCATCTGTTCCAGCAGTGCCATGCTCTGCGGGCGACTGGGACAAATGGACTGCGGACTCTCCGGCAGCTCACGCAGCTGCTCAAATTCAAAAAGCTTCAATGCGTACTCCAAATGACCAAATGTTTGCACCAATGGCATAACACTCAATCCATGCTCAACCCATGCCGACTCTAGAAAATCCTTTAGAAtgacatataaattatatagtgCAAAATTAGtgaatttgaaatattcaaattgccAAATTCCATGAAGaacgttaaatatttatcgataatgAGCAGTGTTGAgcaattactttaaatatgtattcaaaTTTGCAACATTAATCGATAATCGACTGTTAATATTATGCatcgataaatattttcaaaaataaagaatacaatttttgtttaccttCAATTCGCTTTCCTTGTAGGCGTTGTGTGCGGCAAGTGGCTGCAGTGCGCCGCTATATGGAAACATGTCCTCATACTCGATAAGCAGTCCTGTGGCACCCAGAGCTCGCAGCACGGGCAGCAGTTGCTTGAGGAAACTCAATTTTGGAGGCGCACCCTTGAGATCCAAGTGCACCAGACGCTCGGCTGGTGCACGTGGTCCATCTGGACCAATGCCCGCCACAGTGGGTACGC
The genomic region above belongs to Drosophila innubila isolate TH190305 chromosome 3R unlocalized genomic scaffold, UK_Dinn_1.0 2_E_3R, whole genome shotgun sequence and contains:
- the LOC117791567 gene encoding uncharacterized protein LOC117791567 encodes the protein MGITETPKTAATTTTGTGTACENKPILTLDIFQEIFKRVEPEVQIEAFELAQGSDRGDNYTAALYRINLSGQRHNLDGSKHKWEQSVICKVLPESVVQREAYKSDRLFRNEVEFYTKIMPELNKFQASKTGIGAAVFNSIPKCFTARHDLLIMEDLRVRGFEMSDRHKGLSMEETQSVLLQVAQFHALSLAYKFEHPLEFTKMCSLISEGIFCTANTSWYKNYYERLTKNAIKMVSDVLPADSKYMQALRSFAESSSFFAQMVQLASAESPLSAICHGDCWVNNFLYRYDPEDRQQVLEVALIDFQLVRYSSIALDIANLLYCCTTKQMRDSQLETLLKIYTEELYKWLEILCTVLPENCNTLEKFQQLFALELKTYGRFALGLAMDIIPISTCSSEDAPDMYLNRNDEHNEDIGAPALNFPPNDLCRQKMSEIVIDMVDGEML
- the LOC117791561 gene encoding hexosaminidase D; its protein translation is MWRMSNAAAVMHSNLLIFIWRRKLSFLLLASGLVLLGLWTWAILIDTTKALPALTQQADRQSSEANYQHVHIIQKLIAQANRVLRAERQKDNADRSPPPPAQRLLGNVRFVRPTQAKKAPLPLAESFLFEQERLKILEQQQRQRNAGMEELNANAEDDRMLSSAERQTQYEHELQRMGVPTVAGIGPDGPRAPAERLVHLDLKGAPPKLSFLKQLLPVLRALGATGLLIEYEDMFPYSGALQPLAAHNAYKESELKDFLESAWVEHGLSVMPLVQTFGHLEYALKLFEFEQLRELPESPQSICPSRPQSMALLEQMLTQVIELHMRPSANATPSTPELPIKFTHLHIGCDEVQRMGECSLCRQRLRSEILLTHVISLAHFVRRRWPQLHVVIWDDMLRDMTLSELQNSQIGSYVEPMVWVYANDIYHFIQPQLWDTYSKVFPSAWAASAYKGAFGESLLVPPLQQHLENNIRWLAVIAKEGGRFAKGLRGLALTGWQRYDHFAVLCELLPVGMPSLMTSLSTVSKGYFSTNPRDNELLRVLRCVFQPDSRRSGHPWLELHPNAHHSQLFAVCSYPGHLVFKYALRLYDKLVEVGAYLQQTRDHSAWLSDYNVRHNFSSPLRVHELTVRTPMLIEELRVMARESQQLLWEVYDEHTVAEFVEQHIYPSINALHQQLSSGQTLLQRRTWPQRPLPLSLEMRQDMGLITLEQQHEHQPQHLH